The following coding sequences lie in one Chitinispirillales bacterium ANBcel5 genomic window:
- the tssE gene encoding type VI secretion system baseplate subunit TssE, with translation MKQGLFESLTGEFLDGTPVDDVAQGQKMTKSIMDHLSRLFNTRCGSIPHLPDYGLPDISEMYRKMPVGTHTLRQAIRKTVEKYEPRLKNIRVEPQQSKDKHARIVFILSAKMKNNGAPVRFQTTFSASAPSKIIPWKKMD, from the coding sequence GTGAAGCAGGGGTTATTTGAGAGTTTGACCGGTGAGTTCCTGGATGGCACTCCTGTTGATGATGTTGCGCAAGGCCAAAAAATGACCAAGTCCATTATGGATCATCTTAGCAGACTTTTTAATACTCGCTGTGGAAGTATTCCCCATCTGCCTGATTATGGTTTACCAGACATTTCTGAAATGTATCGAAAAATGCCTGTGGGTACCCATACCTTACGCCAGGCTATCAGAAAGACGGTAGAAAAATATGAACCCAGGCTTAAAAACATTAGGGTTGAGCCGCAGCAGAGCAAAGATAAACATGCTCGAATCGTGTTTATCCTAAGTGCAAAAATGAAAAATAATGGGGCTCCGGTTAGGTTTCAAACCACCTTTTCCGCCAGTGCCCCCTCAAAAATCATTCCCTGGAAAAAGATGGATTAG
- the tssB gene encoding type VI secretion system contractile sheath small subunit — translation MAGSFQNEIPPARINLKLDVGKGDAKKKMELPLKMMVMGDFSMKPKDDRVVDREKIGINKNNFEQVMEGMDLSLKYNVDDKLSGQEGRSLPVDLKIKTMKSFGPENIAKSIPSISRLLAARNLVKDLKSNLLDNREFRKRLEQVLKDSEASKALMEQLKSIVPDKEEEKESES, via the coding sequence ATGGCTGGTAGTTTTCAAAATGAAATTCCTCCTGCACGAATTAATCTAAAGCTCGATGTGGGTAAAGGTGATGCCAAAAAGAAGATGGAGCTTCCTCTTAAAATGATGGTTATGGGTGATTTTAGTATGAAGCCCAAGGATGACAGAGTTGTTGATCGGGAAAAAATCGGAATCAACAAAAATAATTTTGAGCAGGTAATGGAGGGGATGGATCTGTCGCTTAAATATAATGTTGATGACAAGCTGAGCGGACAGGAAGGTAGGAGTCTACCGGTAGATTTGAAGATTAAGACTATGAAATCTTTTGGTCCCGAAAACATTGCAAAAAGTATTCCTTCAATAAGCAGACTTTTGGCTGCCAGAAATCTTGTCAAAGATCTCAAATCAAACTTGTTGGATAACAGAGAGTTTAGAAAGAGACTGGAGCAGGTATTGAAAGATTCTGAAGCTTCTAAAGCGCTTATGGAACAGTTAAAATCTATTGTTCCAGACAAAGAAGAAGAAAAGGAATCTGAAAGCTAA
- a CDS encoding DUF2169 domain-containing protein, producing the protein MWQTRSVQGSGPSAKPILSVLAKKTYSIEHNTVAQVSEDQIEMVDTDTFEDPQNPSYSEVLAESDLQAFKPSTDFIVIGNAHAPGSKQAYHLDCQIIAGPYNKTIRVFGDRKLQYRPLRGLSFSDPEPFSEIALGYKNAYGGVTCSKDGTPFVFYPNPIGNGFTLKGALEDASELKVPNQENPEYPLVADDMILGKFSQWKELPLPASLGWTRRNFYPRYTFCGVFPEHLEGAMENLENMKKKNPQMRSMKIPSMDFRFYQGASEGLWGKRLVGNEQIQLKNLDPKFPLFKTALPGETPCISLDVGNGAKELKPYLDTVVVDKPKNLVTLLWRGTETFECLEDLMEIETLKYTAQ; encoded by the coding sequence ATGTGGCAAACACGATCTGTTCAGGGAAGTGGTCCATCAGCAAAACCTATACTCTCAGTTCTTGCCAAGAAAACCTACTCAATAGAGCATAATACTGTTGCGCAGGTTTCTGAAGATCAGATTGAAATGGTTGATACTGACACCTTTGAAGATCCTCAAAATCCTTCCTATTCTGAAGTTTTAGCCGAGTCGGATCTTCAGGCGTTTAAACCATCAACCGATTTCATAGTTATAGGAAACGCTCATGCTCCGGGTTCAAAGCAGGCATATCATCTTGACTGCCAGATAATCGCCGGGCCTTATAATAAAACGATTCGTGTGTTTGGAGACAGAAAACTTCAATACCGTCCTCTCAGAGGACTTTCCTTTTCAGATCCGGAGCCTTTCAGTGAAATAGCGTTGGGGTATAAAAATGCCTATGGGGGTGTTACCTGTTCTAAAGATGGTACACCATTTGTGTTTTATCCTAACCCTATCGGCAATGGCTTTACGCTTAAAGGTGCACTTGAAGATGCTTCTGAGCTTAAGGTACCAAATCAGGAGAATCCGGAGTATCCGCTTGTTGCAGATGATATGATTTTGGGGAAATTTTCACAGTGGAAAGAACTTCCTTTACCGGCCTCACTAGGTTGGACAAGGAGAAATTTTTATCCCAGATACACCTTCTGTGGTGTTTTTCCAGAGCATCTTGAAGGCGCGATGGAAAATTTAGAGAATATGAAAAAAAAGAATCCGCAGATGCGTAGTATGAAAATACCATCTATGGATTTTCGTTTTTACCAGGGAGCATCAGAAGGGTTGTGGGGTAAGCGTCTGGTAGGAAATGAACAAATACAATTAAAAAATTTGGACCCAAAGTTTCCACTATTTAAAACAGCATTACCTGGTGAAACTCCCTGTATATCACTTGATGTAGGGAATGGTGCCAAAGAATTAAAACCATACCTTGATACAGTTGTTGTAGATAAGCCTAAAAATCTGGTTACTCTTTTATGGCGTGGCACCGAAACATTCGAGTGTTTAGAGGATTTGATGGAAATAGAAACACTTAAGTATACTGCACAATAA
- the tssD gene encoding type VI secretion system tube protein TssD, which yields MPIPAYMWINEGKVKGGCTVAGRENSIEVIEFHHEVRIPTDPDTGALTGTRKHESFQVVKAFDQASPLLYKAVCEGLTYDSLKLDWYKIDDEGAEVLYFTHLLESVKVCSVEPIMHNVKAKEFERFVHMEKVSFRYGKITWEYPDGGFKHTDSWLEGR from the coding sequence ATGCCTATTCCTGCTTATATGTGGATCAATGAAGGTAAGGTAAAAGGTGGATGTACTGTTGCTGGAAGAGAAAACAGTATTGAAGTCATTGAGTTTCATCATGAAGTGCGTATACCTACCGATCCTGACACTGGTGCACTCACTGGTACCAGAAAGCATGAGTCTTTTCAGGTGGTGAAAGCTTTCGATCAGGCATCGCCGCTATTGTATAAGGCGGTGTGTGAAGGGCTAACTTACGACAGCCTTAAATTAGACTGGTACAAAATTGATGATGAAGGTGCAGAAGTTTTGTATTTCACTCATCTGCTGGAAAGTGTGAAAGTATGTTCCGTTGAACCAATAATGCACAATGTTAAAGCAAAAGAATTTGAACGCTTCGTGCATATGGAAAAGGTTAGTTTTCGATATGGAAAAATAACCTGGGAATATCCAGATGGTGGATTCAAACATACCGATTCCTGGCTTGAAGGTAGATAA
- the tssA gene encoding type VI secretion system protein TssA, with product MTLFDGGSSFGENINYDPDFDIVKAEVGKLGNIDYELLEEKSLSLLREKSKDIRLFSFLGLCYLKREQWEQFCDVFEALAQLIEKDFAALHPLRPRAKQLALKWISEDRFMDVVEISKPPENAHDDIKRLVKSLTALKQILEKEYPNGAPFPLKLFNCAQKWEKTTEPKEEKPAEQSPPPATSSSTAAGAQPSPQSSAPATSSASVPATDQFQAPKDALDAVRKSAMFLIEKEPKSSAGYRLIRAARWGIDKAPPHEGGQTRLDPLPPQRRTFIHSLLGKGDFKVALDTVEKTFSSGPTHFWLDLQRIAYTAASQLGSEYSAVSNAILTETALFIQKVPDIKDLSYSDGTPFCDPATLDWLNGDVAELFSFQSGTSAASGSNDQVAEERKEVNGLASSGKIEDALDYLMSKIAENNCPRDNFRRRLAVSSVMINAKRVDVALHILEHLNDLIDKHSLDVWEPSLAVEALNLLLRSYALAAVNKQGNAAGRLMEKRELIMKKLSYIDPKAAYKQK from the coding sequence CTGACCCTCTTTGATGGGGGAAGTTCTTTTGGAGAAAACATAAACTACGATCCAGATTTCGATATAGTAAAAGCTGAGGTCGGAAAGCTTGGTAATATCGATTATGAACTACTGGAAGAAAAATCGTTATCGCTTTTAAGAGAAAAATCCAAAGACATCCGCCTTTTTTCTTTTCTTGGATTGTGTTATCTAAAACGTGAACAATGGGAACAATTCTGTGATGTTTTCGAAGCACTGGCGCAGTTAATTGAAAAAGATTTTGCTGCCCTGCATCCTTTGCGCCCCAGAGCTAAACAGCTTGCCTTAAAATGGATAAGTGAAGATCGTTTTATGGATGTGGTTGAGATCTCTAAGCCACCGGAAAATGCCCATGACGACATAAAGCGTTTAGTGAAATCTCTTACGGCTTTAAAGCAAATACTTGAAAAAGAGTACCCCAACGGGGCTCCGTTTCCCTTAAAACTATTTAATTGTGCTCAGAAGTGGGAAAAGACGACTGAGCCTAAAGAAGAGAAACCAGCGGAGCAATCTCCACCCCCTGCGACTTCTTCTTCAACTGCTGCCGGTGCGCAACCATCACCTCAGAGTTCCGCACCTGCAACATCTTCTGCTTCGGTGCCTGCAACAGATCAATTTCAAGCTCCTAAAGACGCACTTGATGCTGTTCGTAAAAGCGCTATGTTCTTAATAGAAAAAGAACCAAAGTCATCGGCTGGTTATCGCTTGATTCGTGCGGCAAGATGGGGTATCGATAAAGCACCACCACATGAGGGTGGGCAAACAAGGCTTGATCCTCTGCCACCTCAAAGACGTACTTTTATACACTCCCTGCTTGGTAAAGGTGATTTTAAAGTTGCGCTCGATACAGTCGAGAAGACATTTAGTTCCGGCCCTACCCATTTTTGGCTTGATTTGCAAAGGATTGCGTATACTGCTGCATCCCAGCTTGGAAGCGAGTATTCAGCTGTAAGTAATGCAATACTCACCGAAACAGCACTTTTTATACAAAAAGTGCCTGATATAAAGGACCTGAGTTACTCTGATGGAACTCCGTTTTGTGATCCGGCTACCTTAGATTGGTTGAATGGGGATGTTGCAGAACTTTTTTCTTTTCAAAGTGGCACATCCGCAGCATCTGGCAGCAATGATCAGGTTGCTGAGGAACGTAAGGAAGTGAACGGGCTTGCATCATCAGGTAAAATTGAAGATGCTTTAGATTACTTAATGAGTAAAATCGCGGAGAATAATTGTCCAAGAGATAATTTTAGGCGCAGACTTGCAGTTTCTTCAGTTATGATCAATGCTAAGCGGGTTGATGTAGCATTGCATATTCTGGAGCATCTTAACGATTTGATAGATAAACATTCTCTGGATGTATGGGAACCATCGCTTGCAGTTGAAGCATTAAATCTTCTATTGAGATCCTATGCATTAGCGGCAGTAAATAAACAGGGAAACGCTGCTGGCAGATTGATGGAGAAAAGAGAGTTAATAATGAAAAAATTAAGTTATATAGACCCGAAGGCAGCATATAAACAAAAATAG
- a CDS encoding protein kinase, translated as MENKSGNSHEEQNLDKTIDENMSEELLQQKNTQDGVVKKKVTGSVNPYTQISKTSTPLSGPMPPSDLPDGSEPLPLGSGVIANMLGEGGMARVYKIWNEQLEVFRAVKVFLSTGQPESRKRFETEIKISAKLHHPNIIETYSVGEWNELPYIEMELVEGVSLEDFIEQYGKLPLKVCVAIGIQVSKALNYAHNQEFLLYGKTYKGIIHRDLKPANIMLSNTGIVKMLDFGIARPTEVGLHTVAGNIVGTLPYLSPEQLDDKNIDQRSDIYSLGTILYESLTGEKTFPQDTVTSLMKMKVINQYRKFDSFTIKSNPQLEKVIEKCLSQSKTQRYTTANELEAALSAVYRKLTSEPPEDILNRFANNPDEFADSNKKAGKKIAFPKLPKISSKKSELTNYLYIIGSSVLGTVVLIVALLFLFRSDSTEETDLAAASDTVAAVPTFDPLYHPDPQDDKEGDSEQDATEEPGGRPEPSSPRGAEPSTPEPTPTRPSTPTPPPPSPPPPPRVSPLDQLKEKYNNDDLVAVGIAAAQSYQFQDAIKALEAVNENNPGFQNGQIYLAMAYVETNQLAKASAVLNRVTSRDGFVALLRGRVAYNQGKDREAISILGQALTSPSSIIGAREIRSDALYYTALARERIHKNNPSGESRRNAMAAWNSVKQFYPSDHARFRTANERLSGL; from the coding sequence ATGGAAAATAAAAGCGGCAATTCCCATGAAGAGCAAAATCTGGATAAAACCATAGATGAAAATATGAGTGAGGAACTGCTCCAGCAGAAAAACACTCAAGATGGAGTAGTGAAAAAAAAGGTAACCGGTTCAGTTAACCCATACACCCAAATCTCTAAAACATCAACTCCACTTTCAGGCCCCATGCCGCCTTCTGACCTTCCCGATGGCTCAGAGCCTTTGCCTCTGGGAAGCGGCGTTATCGCTAATATGCTCGGTGAAGGTGGAATGGCAAGAGTGTATAAAATCTGGAATGAGCAGCTGGAAGTATTTAGAGCTGTAAAAGTCTTTCTCTCAACCGGGCAACCTGAGTCAAGAAAACGATTTGAAACTGAAATTAAAATTTCAGCCAAATTACACCATCCAAACATTATAGAAACCTATTCTGTTGGTGAGTGGAATGAGTTACCCTACATAGAAATGGAACTGGTTGAAGGCGTTTCTCTTGAGGATTTTATCGAGCAATACGGAAAATTACCACTTAAGGTATGTGTTGCAATTGGTATTCAGGTTTCAAAAGCTCTTAATTATGCTCACAATCAGGAGTTTCTGTTGTATGGTAAAACCTACAAAGGAATTATTCACAGGGATCTTAAACCTGCCAACATAATGCTCAGTAACACAGGCATTGTAAAGATGCTTGACTTTGGTATCGCACGTCCAACAGAGGTTGGATTACATACTGTTGCCGGAAATATAGTAGGGACTCTTCCATACTTATCTCCGGAGCAACTTGATGACAAAAATATTGACCAAAGAAGTGATATTTATTCTCTTGGTACCATTCTTTATGAATCTCTTACCGGAGAAAAAACATTTCCACAAGATACCGTCACTTCTCTTATGAAAATGAAAGTAATCAATCAATACAGAAAGTTTGATTCTTTTACCATTAAATCAAACCCTCAGTTAGAAAAAGTTATAGAGAAGTGTTTAAGTCAGAGTAAAACACAAAGGTATACAACTGCTAATGAGCTTGAAGCTGCTCTTAGTGCTGTATACAGAAAATTAACCTCAGAGCCTCCCGAAGATATACTTAATAGATTTGCGAATAATCCTGATGAGTTTGCTGATTCCAATAAAAAAGCAGGAAAAAAGATCGCATTTCCAAAACTACCTAAAATCTCATCGAAAAAAAGTGAGCTTACTAATTATCTATATATTATCGGTTCATCTGTTTTGGGCACTGTCGTACTGATTGTTGCGCTTCTGTTTTTATTTAGATCCGATTCAACAGAGGAAACTGATCTGGCAGCAGCTTCTGACACGGTTGCAGCAGTTCCTACTTTTGACCCTCTTTATCATCCGGATCCACAGGATGATAAAGAGGGTGACTCAGAACAAGATGCCACTGAAGAACCTGGTGGGAGACCTGAGCCATCATCTCCAAGGGGTGCAGAACCTTCGACACCCGAGCCTACACCAACCAGGCCATCAACACCAACACCACCACCGCCTTCACCTCCACCTCCACCAAGAGTATCGCCTTTGGATCAGCTGAAGGAAAAATATAATAATGATGATCTTGTGGCCGTAGGAATTGCTGCAGCTCAGTCATATCAGTTTCAAGACGCGATTAAAGCACTTGAGGCAGTAAATGAAAATAATCCCGGGTTTCAAAATGGGCAGATTTATCTTGCCATGGCTTACGTTGAAACAAATCAATTGGCAAAAGCCTCTGCTGTGCTAAATAGAGTAACCAGCAGAGATGGATTTGTTGCCTTGCTAAGAGGGCGGGTTGCTTACAACCAGGGAAAAGATAGAGAGGCCATTTCTATATTGGGACAGGCTCTTACCAGCCCCAGTTCTATAATCGGCGCAAGAGAGATCCGAAGTGATGCACTATATTATACAGCTTTGGCCCGGGAAAGAATTCACAAAAACAATCCTTCCGGTGAATCAAGGCGCAATGCTATGGCTGCATGGAATAGCGTAAAACAATTTTACCCTTCAGACCATGCGAGATTTAGAACTGCTAATGAAAGATTATCTGGCTTATAA
- a CDS encoding PEGA domain-containing protein, whose product MKKNYPFKIFSIVVLFFGVVWANEGTLSVITDPPGVEIWVGENFIGNSPVNERRLPAGRYNVRIVDPVQRISHSEQVVIEANRSVMLEKNLARRYGKLEVNSEPKGAEVFLTVPLGTTPVSNDFIIPGQYLVEIRYPDQECSFSTKNVVVREGQSAFITDTLKLVVEEIEEEPQKLFTPKAWARIGLGVGALAGMGWAIYENGLARKFRSEFRDNRASSAEVRRNIGIITGSVCVLAFEIIAFF is encoded by the coding sequence ATGAAAAAAAACTATCCATTTAAAATATTTAGTATAGTAGTTCTCTTCTTTGGTGTTGTTTGGGCAAACGAGGGTACTCTTTCTGTTATAACAGATCCACCGGGAGTGGAGATATGGGTGGGGGAGAACTTTATAGGTAATTCGCCTGTTAATGAAAGAAGGTTGCCTGCTGGAAGATACAATGTGCGAATTGTGGATCCTGTGCAGAGAATCAGCCATTCTGAGCAGGTCGTAATTGAAGCCAATAGAAGTGTAATGCTTGAAAAAAATCTTGCTCGTCGCTACGGTAAGCTTGAGGTGAACAGTGAACCAAAGGGAGCAGAGGTTTTTTTAACGGTACCACTTGGTACAACACCTGTATCAAATGACTTTATTATTCCCGGTCAGTACCTTGTTGAAATCAGGTATCCAGACCAGGAGTGCTCATTTTCAACAAAAAATGTAGTCGTTCGTGAAGGACAATCTGCTTTTATCACTGACACGCTGAAGTTGGTGGTGGAGGAGATTGAGGAGGAGCCCCAAAAACTATTTACCCCTAAAGCATGGGCCCGTATTGGGCTTGGAGTTGGTGCGTTGGCTGGAATGGGATGGGCAATCTATGAAAACGGACTGGCCAGAAAGTTTCGATCGGAATTCAGGGATAATAGAGCATCTTCTGCAGAGGTACGCAGGAATATTGGAATTATTACCGGCTCTGTATGTGTGTTGGCATTTGAGATTATTGCATTCTTTTAA
- a CDS encoding transglycosylase SLT domain-containing protein, giving the protein MPYYYLEVTRGTDIGKRYLLSDGALSVGRSRDNNICINPNERIVSSHHAILYKFPDTISIQDMSSTNGVYVNEKRVEQQDLSEGDVVGFGEKGPRLKLIVSEEELPTTSTNKSIEDVSNTEDTEQFHTQNTGLEVKEKESEDLFSNKGTHTPLHNNTDSASLTMEYEKKIISKNITPDEMNKLMKKNERVEKIIQKGNLNQTQTHFLHTAYSAHRKSRKSFFIIIGIIIFLFISVSGYFVSQILHYKSQVNKAVELDKQLDHYESKIAEARQSGADVEEISTLINELETTKNQFNSVKTILRQEDLEQFFQDTVEMFINSILSRFGESDYLIPPNMIERVRFHLDNFSGPLKPTTGRFLQRKENYWPMIERIFTEKKVPMELAYISMLESGFNPTALSHAGAKGLWQFMAHTGRRYGLRVDNIIDDRTDPKKATYAAAEYLKDLISIFGGGRGSLMLAMAAYNAGENRIIGALRQIDDPMRNRDFWYIYRLGILADETNEYIPSIIALMIIDENREHFGFN; this is encoded by the coding sequence ATGCCCTACTACTATCTTGAAGTTACTCGCGGAACAGATATCGGCAAAAGGTACCTATTGTCTGATGGCGCCTTAAGTGTTGGTCGAAGCCGTGACAATAATATCTGCATCAATCCAAACGAACGTATCGTTTCAAGCCATCATGCAATACTCTATAAGTTCCCGGACACTATCTCTATTCAGGATATGTCCAGTACAAACGGAGTATACGTAAACGAAAAACGTGTGGAACAGCAAGATCTGTCTGAAGGAGATGTGGTTGGTTTCGGTGAAAAGGGGCCTCGTCTAAAACTTATAGTTTCTGAAGAAGAATTACCAACAACCAGCACTAATAAAAGTATTGAGGATGTATCAAACACTGAAGATACAGAACAATTTCATACCCAAAACACTGGTTTGGAGGTAAAAGAGAAAGAATCGGAGGACCTTTTTTCTAATAAGGGCACCCATACTCCCTTGCATAATAACACCGATAGCGCCTCTCTTACTATGGAGTATGAAAAAAAAATAATCTCAAAAAACATTACTCCTGATGAGATGAATAAATTGATGAAAAAAAATGAGAGAGTCGAAAAGATAATCCAAAAGGGAAATCTTAACCAAACTCAGACTCATTTTCTACACACCGCCTACAGTGCCCATCGCAAGTCACGGAAGAGTTTTTTCATTATAATAGGAATAATAATATTTTTATTCATTTCCGTATCAGGATATTTTGTAAGTCAGATTCTGCACTATAAATCTCAAGTTAATAAAGCAGTAGAGCTGGATAAGCAGTTAGATCACTATGAGAGTAAAATTGCAGAAGCAAGACAAAGCGGAGCAGATGTTGAAGAAATTTCCACACTAATCAACGAGTTAGAAACAACAAAAAACCAATTTAATTCTGTAAAAACTATTTTAAGACAGGAAGATCTTGAACAGTTTTTCCAGGATACCGTTGAAATGTTCATCAATAGCATACTCTCAAGATTTGGTGAATCAGACTATCTTATCCCCCCCAACATGATTGAACGCGTAAGATTCCATCTCGATAACTTTTCCGGGCCATTAAAACCTACTACAGGAAGATTTCTGCAAAGAAAAGAAAATTACTGGCCTATGATTGAGAGAATTTTCACCGAGAAAAAAGTTCCAATGGAACTTGCGTATATTTCGATGCTTGAGAGTGGTTTTAATCCCACCGCCCTGTCCCATGCAGGAGCAAAGGGGCTTTGGCAGTTTATGGCCCACACAGGTAGAAGGTACGGCCTTAGAGTTGACAACATAATAGACGATCGTACAGATCCCAAAAAGGCAACATATGCTGCTGCGGAGTACCTAAAAGACCTTATAAGCATATTTGGTGGAGGCAGAGGTTCTTTGATGCTTGCCATGGCAGCGTATAATGCAGGTGAAAACAGAATTATAGGTGCACTGCGCCAAATTGATGACCCGATGAGAAACAGAGATTTCTGGTACATTTACAGGCTGGGGATTTTAGCCGATGAGACAAATGAATACATTCCAAGTATAATTGCGCTTATGATAATTGATGAAAACCGCGAACATTTCGGTTTCAATTAA
- the tssC gene encoding type VI secretion system contractile sheath large subunit, which produces MAEETKEVNDNAAVDENSLDYIYQAMDLTVPEGTVDVMSFSEATALAESKTNERIGAALNFFIESVVQSGKTIEKIDKYVLDGIISDIDEKISDQLDEVMHHEEFQKMESAWRSLKFLVDRTDFRKNVKIDLLDMGKDELVEDFEDAAEVIQSGLYKQVYTDEYDTPGGEPYGVMISNYEFNSGPEDVGFLQNISKVAAACHCPFVGSATPKFFGKDQIHDLTKIEDLHTFMDRSEFMRWNAFRKTEDSRYVGLTLPKFALRLPYGPDTIPVKEFNYTEKITGEDHNKYLWGNASFAFAANMVRSFIDNGWCVQIRGPESGGKVEDLPVHFFDVGKGTQMKIPTEILIPETREFEFANEGFIPLSFYKNRNYACFFSANSAQKPQEYDDPIVTANMRINSRLPYIFMVSRIAHYLKVIQRENIGTTKSRAVLQDELNNWIKGLVTEMPDPGPDLIASHPLKAAEVNVNEVPDNPGFFTVSLSVMPHFQIEGIDINLSLVSQMPKSK; this is translated from the coding sequence ATGGCAGAAGAAACAAAAGAAGTAAATGACAATGCAGCAGTTGATGAAAACAGCTTAGACTATATATATCAGGCTATGGATCTTACTGTTCCGGAGGGGACAGTTGATGTAATGTCTTTTTCTGAAGCCACAGCTTTGGCTGAAAGTAAGACTAATGAAAGAATCGGTGCTGCACTGAACTTTTTTATCGAAAGTGTGGTTCAGAGTGGTAAAACAATAGAAAAAATCGATAAATATGTACTTGATGGAATTATTTCCGATATTGATGAGAAGATCTCTGATCAGCTTGATGAAGTGATGCATCATGAAGAGTTCCAGAAAATGGAGTCAGCCTGGAGAAGTTTAAAGTTTCTGGTAGATCGTACCGATTTTAGAAAAAATGTGAAGATCGATCTGCTTGATATGGGCAAAGATGAGTTGGTGGAAGATTTTGAAGATGCTGCAGAGGTGATTCAATCAGGACTTTATAAGCAGGTTTACACCGATGAATACGATACTCCCGGTGGTGAACCATATGGAGTAATGATTTCAAATTATGAGTTCAACAGTGGTCCCGAAGATGTGGGTTTCCTTCAGAATATTTCAAAAGTTGCAGCCGCTTGTCACTGTCCCTTTGTCGGCTCAGCTACACCTAAATTCTTTGGCAAGGACCAAATTCATGATTTGACAAAGATTGAGGATCTTCACACTTTCATGGACCGTTCAGAATTTATGCGTTGGAACGCCTTTAGAAAAACTGAAGATTCACGTTACGTGGGATTAACACTGCCAAAATTCGCGCTACGTTTACCATATGGTCCTGACACAATTCCTGTTAAAGAATTTAATTACACCGAAAAAATAACAGGCGAAGATCATAATAAATACCTCTGGGGTAATGCCTCATTTGCTTTTGCCGCAAATATGGTACGCTCTTTCATTGATAATGGGTGGTGCGTGCAGATACGTGGACCAGAATCAGGCGGAAAAGTCGAGGATCTTCCTGTTCACTTTTTTGATGTTGGTAAAGGTACCCAGATGAAGATCCCAACAGAAATTCTTATTCCGGAAACACGTGAATTTGAATTCGCGAACGAGGGATTTATTCCACTTTCATTCTATAAAAATCGCAATTACGCGTGTTTCTTTTCCGCTAATTCCGCTCAAAAACCTCAGGAGTACGATGATCCTATCGTGACAGCCAACATGAGGATAAACTCAAGGCTTCCTTATATATTTATGGTTTCACGTATTGCTCATTACCTTAAAGTAATACAGCGTGAAAATATTGGAACCACCAAAAGTCGTGCTGTTCTCCAGGATGAACTTAATAATTGGATTAAAGGCCTGGTAACGGAGATGCCAGATCCTGGACCGGATCTTATTGCATCGCATCCCCTCAAAGCGGCTGAAGTCAATGTAAATGAGGTACCTGATAATCCTGGATTCTTTACAGTATCATTATCTGTAATGCCTCATTTCCAGATAGAGGGGATTGATATTAATCTTTCACTTGTATCACAAATGCCTAAGAGTAAATGA